The following nucleotide sequence is from Gordonia jinghuaiqii.
TTTCGACGACGGCGGCCCCAGTCCACCGCGGCGACGATGCCGCGTGCTCCGGTCTCGACGAAGCCGGGGCGCGCGCTCATCGCGGAGCCCCCGGCTCGACGTGCTGCCGCAATCGCATCAATGTGAGCGACAGCGATCCGACGAACTGCTCCCAGTCACGAACATCCGGGAGGCGCGACCCCGGGTCACCGCGATGATTCGGATCGTCGAAGGCGCCGATTGCGAACTGGGAGATCGCGACATCCGTGTGCCCCGAAGTCGCGTTGGTCAGTTTGACGATCGGACCGAGGAGGCGGTTGACCGCGTCGAGGCTGGCCCCGGGTGCCGTGGCCGCGGCGTTCAGCGACGCGGCGATCCGGTTGATGTCGTCCATCATCCCGCCGGCGGCGGTCCCCTTCACCGAGGGGAACGCGCCGAGTTGCCGGATGACCCGGTCGACCTGTTCGACGGTCGCCAGGATCGACTGCGTGTTGTTCGCCACCGTCCACAGCGCGGGTCCGGCGGCCTCGAGGGCCGAGTCGATGGTCTGCTGCCGCGCCGACACCGTCGACGCCAACCGACTGGCCGCGCCGAGGACGGCCTCGATCTCGCCGGTGCGCTCCGACAGCGAGGAGACCAGCACCGTCGACTGCCGGACGAGCGCTCCGAGCTGCTGCCCGTCGTCGCCGAGCGATTCGCCGAGGCCGTTGACGATGTCGGTCAGACTGCGAATCGCGCCGCCGTTGACCAGCATCGCGGCCGTCGACAGCACTTCCTCGACCGTCGCGCCGGCCGACGTGCGGTCGGCCGGGATGACGTCGCCGTCATCGAGCAGGGCGGCGCCCGTCTCCGGTTCGGCGGGCGGCTCGAGCGCGACGAACACATCACCCAGCGGTGTGGCCGAACGCAGTTCGGCCCGGGTCCCGTCCGGTAGACGGGTACCGTCGGCGATCCGCATGCCGACATCGGCGAGGTAGTTGTCCACCTCCATGGACTCCACGAATCCCACGTCCGCGCCCAGGAGGCGAACCTTCGCCTTCGCCGGGAGGTTCAGCGCGTTGTCGAACTGCGCCGTCAACGTGAAGCCGTCTCCGCTGGTACCTGGCGCCGGAAGCGGGATCTGTCCCAGACCCACCGAACACCCGGTGAGCACACAACACATCAGGAACACGGTGGCGGCGGCCACCGTCGAACGAATTCGCCTCACCGCGTTCATTTCTGCCCGACCCCCGCCATCGCCGCCAGCATGGCCGTCACCCCGAAGTCCGGCCCGAAATCCTGCGGCTTGCCGGTGTTGCACCCGAGGTCCTTCAGGTTCGCCAAGTTGCAGACCTCTTTGAGGACCTGCTGGTCGAAGAGGATCCGGTCGGCGAAGGTGTGCACCCGGATGGTGCCGTTCGGCTGGTCGATCGCGTTGTACGCGTTGTTCATCAGCATCGGTGTCAGGTTCAGGAACTCTGACAGCTCGCGCTGATAGTCGGAGAGCGTCCGGGTGACGGTGGTCGTGTCGCGCGCCGCGTTCCGCAGCGGAATCCGGTTCTCCTCGAGCAGTTCCGAGGTCTTGGCGAGGATCTCGTTGAGTTTCGCGCCGGTGTTGCCCTGGCCCAGTCGCTGATCGGCGATGACCTGGCTCATTGCACGGAGGCTTCCGCCGAACTCGCGGATCGTCTTGTCGTTGTTCGCCGCGGCTTCGGTGAGGACGTCGAGGTTGTCCACGAGTCTGACGATCGCCTCGCGGGTGGCGCTCGGATCGGCACCGGTGCGCAGGGCCTTCGACAACTGCCCGAGTGCGTCGCGCAGCGCCGGACCGTTGCCGTCCAGGGACTCCGAGGTCACTGTCAGCATGTCGGCGATCGGTCCCCCACCCTTGCCGTCGCCGCCGAGCTGACCGGCCAGGTTGTCGGTCATCGTGAGCAGGCGGTCGAATTCGATCGGGGTCCGGGTGCGGTCGAGGGGCAGGAACGCATCGGCCGACAGTTTCGGCCCACCGGAGTAGGCGGGGGTGAGTTCGACGTGCCGGTCGGTCAGTATCGAGGACGACACCGCCACCGCCTTCACCTCGAGCGGCAGTGCCACGTCCTCGTCGACCTCCATGGTGACGTCGACGACCGTGCCGCGGGGGCTGATGTCGGAGATGTGGCCGATCGTGATGCCCAGGACCGCGACCTTGTTGCCCTCGTACAGGCCTGCGGCGCTGTCGAACTGGGCCACGATCCGGTGTGAGCCGGCCGACGGGTTCCAGAGCGCGGCGACCGTGGCCGCGACCGCGACAGCGACAGCCGTCACCACCACCAGGGTCCGCATACGTGGTCGTCTCATCGGCAATCCTCGAAATACGTTGCGCGTCCGACTTGTTCGGCTCGACCACTCAGCGCGCACATCCACGAGTCGATGAGAAATCCTGCGGGTCCGGTGAAGTCGACATAGTTGCCGGATCCGGTCGCGTTGGTGAAGTTGCGTACCGGGAGCGGCAGAGCCTGCAGGGTGTTGCGAAGCAGGTCGTCGTGGCGGGCGAGCGCACCGAGCATCCCGTTCAGGTCCTCGATGAGCGCATCAAGCGCCGGACGGTTGACGACGGTGATGCGGTGCAACTGTGCGACGAGAGCAGTGGTGGCAGTGAACATCCCGGTGACGGCGTCCCGGCGGCGGGTCAACTCGACCATCAGGTTCCGACCCTGCACCATCAACGATCCGATGTTGCTCTCCTGATTCCGGATGACCGTGGTGACGCGTTCGGCGCCGGTGATCAGTTCGCCCAACTGGGTGCGCCGG
It contains:
- a CDS encoding MlaD family protein, which gives rise to MNAVRRIRSTVAAATVFLMCCVLTGCSVGLGQIPLPAPGTSGDGFTLTAQFDNALNLPAKAKVRLLGADVGFVESMEVDNYLADVGMRIADGTRLPDGTRAELRSATPLGDVFVALEPPAEPETGAALLDDGDVIPADRTSAGATVEEVLSTAAMLVNGGAIRSLTDIVNGLGESLGDDGQQLGALVRQSTVLVSSLSERTGEIEAVLGAASRLASTVSARQQTIDSALEAAGPALWTVANNTQSILATVEQVDRVIRQLGAFPSVKGTAAGGMMDDINRIAASLNAAATAPGASLDAVNRLLGPIVKLTNATSGHTDVAISQFAIGAFDDPNHRGDPGSRLPDVRDWEQFVGSLSLTLMRLRQHVEPGAPR
- a CDS encoding MCE family protein is translated as MRRPRMRTLVVVTAVAVAVAATVAALWNPSAGSHRIVAQFDSAAGLYEGNKVAVLGITIGHISDISPRGTVVDVTMEVDEDVALPLEVKAVAVSSSILTDRHVELTPAYSGGPKLSADAFLPLDRTRTPIEFDRLLTMTDNLAGQLGGDGKGGGPIADMLTVTSESLDGNGPALRDALGQLSKALRTGADPSATREAIVRLVDNLDVLTEAAANNDKTIREFGGSLRAMSQVIADQRLGQGNTGAKLNEILAKTSELLEENRIPLRNAARDTTTVTRTLSDYQRELSEFLNLTPMLMNNAYNAIDQPNGTIRVHTFADRILFDQQVLKEVCNLANLKDLGCNTGKPQDFGPDFGVTAMLAAMAGVGQK